The window CTTCGTCCACCACGTCCTTGTCGTTTCAGAATAGAAGGCCAGAAACGGAATGGAACGACCTTCCCGCGGAAATGGTGGCCGGCGGCGGGCTTGTCCCCCCTCCGAGAAGTGGGAGCGGCGGCGCTGGGTCTTCCACGACTAGTTCGAGGAGCAGCTCTAGGAttggaaagaagaaggagagggcttACCCTTCGGCGGCGTTTGGGCAGTGAAATATGGGGGTTGCTTTGTTCGTCAGAGCAGGTTTTTAATAGAAGTCTCCTGGTGATTGGGTTGGAATGAGGGACAGACGTTGGTTTTATTATATATACGGGTGTGGGTGCATACACGAGACACAGGATGATATAGAGCAGGGAAACAGCAACACATGAAAAGACACGTGGACTTAATACAGCaagcttgttttttttttttttttttttttttgtttcttagATAGAGCGGGAGACTGGGCGGCGGGGGCCAACAATCGGGTTTTTAAATATGGTGTTTAACGAAAGATAGAAAAATGTAATGTTTTCTCTTCACCTCTCAGCCATGTTAAAAAAACGCAGACGGCTCTCTGAAGCAGCAAGAGGACATGCGAGGGCCGTATTTTTCTCGTTTCACAAGTGGATTCCAAAGGAAAAACTGGAAAGACACCGCATAGCTTCGGTCAATAATCAATTATGAATAGAGGAACTTTGGATTCGTCACCAGGTTCCTCACAATGACGACGCTAACGAACTTCGATAGTCCCCCcaagcaaagcaagccaCGATAAAAAAACTACTATttaacaaaaacaaaaaagagaaaaacaagaaaGCCTTACTTTTCGAGGGGCGTGCGTATgtatgtgtgttgtgtgtgcttGTTGTCAAACCAAACCCatcccttccctttcccacccTACCATCCATACTAACCATACTACCATTGTTTGTAACGTGTCAAACCCTCAACCAAACCCATTTTCAAAGGcctgagaagaagaacaagaagagaaaaaaagttACATGAAACCCCAGACACAACTATACACTTTGGGCTAGCAGGAAACAACGTTGTTGCAGCTTCGAATGTTCATATATTCGTTCGTCATCATCCCTTTTGTGTGTCGTGTTGACAGacgccagcccagccagcccgtTCGAATGACCCCAATCCCCCAACTAGCAATGGCCCTGTCCCTCCTGGCCGTGGTATCCTAACCTGCGCCATATCACTCTTACATGACAATACAGCATTGCTCTCCCTCCTTTTTCGAGGAGCGAGATACTGAGCCCGACCGCCAACCCGATCGACTTGACCGTTTCGAGCGTTTCTCGGGCGAGCTCGTGGTTTGTGAGAAGCCTGACTGCTTTTTCGACCTCTAGTCCTGAGCAGCGTCATCCTCTGGCACAACAGTAAGGTTATTACTTTTGGCGTTGGAGCGCAGCTCGCCGAGGTAATCGGCCGtggtcaacctcttctccatcccgGCAGCGACAAGGGCGATCAAGGCAGCACCGACACCGGACCCATCCTTCGCGATGCCAATGCGGATGCGTTTggcgccctcctcaccaatGCCGTCAATAGCGCGCAGAGCCTCGTAGATCATATCCCTGAAGTAGGGGTAATGCTCGACCAAGCTGCCGTCAACACCGATGTCGATGGGCTCGTCGGCGTTGGCGGGATGCGTGAGCTTGCCTGTCTGCAGGACAATGGCGGCAATGGCGACAGCGGAAAGGCGCGCGGAGCGGCGGCCAATGGCGTTGGCAATAGCCTTGAAAGCCTGGGCATCATCCAGGCCAGCAGAGTAGATGCCCAACTGCTTTTCGAGCTCGCCGCGGAGCGTCGAGAGCTCGGGGGTGTTGTCAGCCGCGGCGACCGACATGATGGCCGTGTCGAGACCCCACTGGGTGTAGATGCTCGAGTCCGAGGCAATATTGGTGGTTGACTTCCAGTCGTTGGAGCTAGAGTTCTCGTCCTTGAAGAAAGAGACCTTGGGGTCCTTCAGGAGATCGATAATAACCAGACGCAGAATCTCACCCAAGAACATGCCCGACACACGCTTCTCGTACATCTGGATACCGGGGTTGGGGCTCGCCTTATCAAGGGCAACGTCCCACGCGGTGTTGGGAAGAACACTGAGCTGGTTGTCGAACGAGCCCCACTCGGTGTTGATAACCATTTCTCCGGTGGTCTTGTCATACTCGCCGGAGAGGGGCTTCTTCAGGTTGGAAAGCTTCTCAACGTACGCGCcgttggtgccggtgccgaaGATGGCACCCAGCACGGTGCCGGTCTTGCCTGGAGAAGAGTAAGAGCGGGCCATGAGGGTACCGACTGTGTCGTTGACAAGAGCAGCCACCTtgacggggaggtggagcTTGTCGATCTCGTCCTGGAGGAGCGCGCACACGTCCTTGCCAACAGCATCAGGAATGTCAAAGCCCTTCGTCCATCTTATGAGAGTGCCCTTGTTGATTCCTACTTGCTGTACTGGGAAGCTGAAAGTGAAGCCCAACCGGAAAACGTGCTCGTCCTTGTAGCCGTCTGGGGAGCTCATGGTCATCCGTCGGCGAACATGCTGCTCGAAGTGGTCCTCGTGGTGCTTCTGGAGGAACAGTTCGATCTGCTTGGCGAGGAAAGCGAACAACTCTTGCGCCGTCTTGGCAACCATGAGCTTTCTGGGGATGGCGACCTTGGTGAAGGTCAGGTTGAATGTGGTGTCGCCGTTGAGCTGGATGGAGCAAACACGAAAGTTGGTTCCGCCAAGGTCGACAGCCATGTACAAACCCTGGAGCAGATATCAGCAACAAGCACAAGGTGCGGCCCATGTTCACCAAACTGTGCACTAACCTTCTCAGTGCCATTGGGCACGCCCGTCACGTATGTGGGAATTTGACTCAGACTGGTTCCGTCCTTCTCCAGACCCTCCGCTGTGTGACATAGTGGGTTAGGACAAAGCTATCAGGGGATCGAGCTACCTAGTCAACTCACTCATTTGGCGACGGAACTCATTGACTGCGTTATTCACCTGATCATCTGTGTAGTCGAATTGGGCGGCAATGGCCGCGCTTTGGGCTTCGAGGGTCATCTTGAGAGGACTTGAAACTGGAGCTTGAGTTGGAAAGGGGACGGAGATGGGGTTGCCGCACGTTggaagggtttggtggtggttcccGGCGGGGGGCGAGTGCGCAGTTCTGAAGAGGGGGTGGGCGTTGTTGAAGATATCAGAATAAAATAGCTTTGCGTCACGGAGAAAGAACTGGAGGGCCTGCGCCAATGGTtagttggaggttggggttaGGTATAAGAATAGGTGGTGCGCGTTGGAGGAATCGAAGGGGGCTGTAGGGGCTGTTGGCACATGGAAGCTGGGGGGTATGATggagagtgatgatggatgCTGATGCGGGGCACTGGGGGCGGACACGGCGGGGTAGGTGCTGCGTGACATAAAAGAGCTCTCTTTGAGCCTATATGGGACCGACTTACAAAGACCAGCACTAGAAAGACCACGGAGCACAGATGGAGCAGACCAGACGAAGCAGACAATGATGACGACCTGGACCTGCGCGAATTAGATTTATGTTTGGTAGCAGCTGGTGGTCTCCTGTTAAAGGCGCGCCAAAAGGCGCCTTGTGACTTTGGGGACGACGTTTTGGCGGCTCGACGTTCAGTGCCAAGAAATTCTTCGACGGACGTCTGAGGGGCAGCCGGGTGGGCTGCTTCTGTTGGGTTGGGTCCTGATAGGCCAGCCGGGGCTCCAGGCGGAGACCTCGCGGGGGTTCTTGGCTAGGAAACGGGCCGTATCTGGGCGACAGAATCACCCGATGAAGTCATGGGCGGActttgaggttgtggtttcCGCTGGGTGCTGCAGCTCTAGAAATTGCGCAGCGAAGCGAGGTCCCTTGGGGTCTTCCTGGAATCGGCCAAATAGACGGTGCTAATTCGGCTCCCCAATTCTAGGGTATCCGTGTTAATAGACAGGTACTAGTCGTTTAGCACTCCTTCCTCAAGTCTGTTAAGTCCGAGTGTCGTTCGTTCTTGCTCCCGAGGGTACGTCCGATATTATTTGCTGTTGTGCCAATTGGCCAATTCGAACCAGCCACTCGGAATCTTCAAGCACGCCGCATTCGTGAAACGGAAGTCGCGATAGGCATCAGATCCTCCTGATTCTCGGCCGGGCTCTCGGCGTTCGATAGGGGTCGCTTGTTCCGTAGTGAGTGCCAGTCGGGTACGGCGGCAGAGTCGTATTGAGGTATCGAGACAGGACGGCTAGAAATAGCTCACCAAAGACGACATCTCGTCCTTTGGGTTGGGAaactgaaaagaaaaagagggagggggcaaCTCTAGGGAAACAGTACGTATATGTGGGTTTTGAATGTTTCGGCGGTCTGATCGAGCTGGCACATGCGCACTGAAATAGCTGCAGGTCCTGCAAACAAGAAACACACAATCACGGCCCAAGTACAACGCCAAGAAATGTAAGGTCAGGAGGGGGCAAACAGCAAAGATTCGATAGCAGAAAGTATTGTTTATACTCAGCAAGAAAATGAAGCTATCGTGGTCTCAACTAGCGATAGAGACCCGTGGAAACTGAAGGAATTGCGCGACCTTTAACCCCGGAATCTTggtcatcaacctcccacAACCACATTCCACATCTCGGTAGTTCGATGAAGGTCACCAAAACAGACACCTCGATTGGGCAGCCAATATCGAACGCCGTGTTGAACCGGGAATACAAGATGGGAAAAACCCGGTTACACCCCACGTTTCTCCACGATGATTGAGGCATCCTCCCCAGCCGACTTACACGGCTTTCGGGACCGATGATTGGCTAACATTCAAGACTATGCGACCAGCAGACTGACCACCTTCACTTGGACCGCACTTAAGAACCCAAGAGGTTTCCATCAACGCCCAACGTCCTGGAAACCAATCCTGTGCGGGCCTTTCACACGAGCCTCACTATTCTTGTTGACCATGTGCATTTTCCTCGGATAAGAGGAACACGGCTGAAATTTCTACCTTGAACACCGCCCTCTCTCTTGGAATACAACACTCCCGACAATGGTTTTCTGTGGTTATGAAATGGCTTTGTAAACAACGTTATACTCTGGGATGATGTCAGTGGTAATTTAATGTTAAGTGACAAGGTCTACTATGGATCAATTGCGGCTCATTTACGCAAGTGGCTGTTCAAGCTATACTTGTAGCCAGAGCAGCTCTTGATAGAAaaccatcaacctcatgACCTCAACCCTGCCTAGGGAGCTCCCTGTTTTTGGATGGCCATTCAACTACCACACTGTTTCGTCATTTAAGTGTACGGAGTTACGGTGAGGCCAGCACACCAATATAAGTAAGGTGTATGTCATGTAGATCAACAATGACTCCGAAAAGCACCGGGCCCAATCCCTTCTCAACAATGAAGGACAGAACACACACCAAGCCGGCTTAGATAGCGGCCGCTGGACTCGAACCACAGGTGGATACATACGTCCCTATTGTTACCTAATGGACAACAAGCAAGAGAAACAGAATCCTTAAGTCATATCAGCCTCTTCGATATAGGAGTGCAACACCCTCCCTTAAGCAATCAATACAATAACAAAGAAAAGGGTATCTCATCTCACGTATCATACACCCCCCTTGtaccatccctcctccccttcctgccACCAACCGCATCTCTACTCCCCCAATAATACCCCAAACGCCCAATCCCCCCTCGCCTCATGGCTGCTATTCAACCCGTTCTTCATCCAGCAGGTATGTTCCCCGACCTTATCCCCTTCCataaccccccaccccgccccCGTACACTCCTTCTTTTTCGAGCACAACTCCAAGCAATCCCTCAAGCTCTTCACCTTCGCATTAGAAATATTCTTTGCTTCCCCATCGTCAGAGTAATCCACCCCGCAAAGGGTAATAAaattcttgttgttgttcgaGGTGTAATGCTGTCCTTGACTTTGGGGGCAGCCTAAGCCGGTCGGTGTTGCCGAGGGGGTACCAGTGGCAGTGGATGTGGGAGTTGGTGTGTAGGTGGCGGTCAGGAAGATTGTTgtttggaggttgttggggagggggtggtcgGTTGTGCTTGATTTGGGGGAGGATAAACTGGGAGATTGAATTAGTCTGGTGGTCAACTGGGAGAGTGTAGAGGCGATAGCCTTACCTAGCTGCGATTTCATCATCGCTTGGTTTCTTCGACAGTCCCACCCCAACTCCTACGCCGACAGCTATGGCCAGCAGAACCAGGCCTGCTACTGCTGATAACAACAGAAGCGGTCCTTTTCTCACCCCACAGATCGTCCCAGGCGCTCGAGGTTTCTTTTCTCGTTCGATAGGCGGAACAGCCAGTGTTGAAGGAGCGGCAGCTGGTGTACCTGGATATCGGGGGAGAGGATCAAGATCTCCATCAGACGGCCAGTTGAACCCTCCCGGTTGTGCTCCATTTCTCTGAGCCGCGTTCACGGTAGCCAAGGGATATGTTCCAGGAACATTGACGGAACCCTGTACACGAAGCGGATCTGGGAGCGGTGGTTCGACTACCGACTTCTCATCCGAGTAAAGCGGCGATGTTAGCGATAGCTGACTTTGTACCGCAGTGGTGGCCCCTGAGGTAGCCTGCGAAACCCTTCGATCGTGCGAATAACgcggctgttgctgttgagatTGTAGAAACGCGCGTTGACTGTCTCGGGTTGAGGGGCGGTAGATGTCCATCATGATCACGATTGCAATATATAGACTTCACCCTTGAGAAAGTTTCTTTGGAAGAGTGCAACGGTGATCAGGCATGGATTAACAGACTGCCGGCATGAAGCCTGGCAGTATATGGGCATATCATCTCTATGTACGTCTCTACTGTGACTAGACGGTCACGGGCAATAGCTAGTTGTGTGGTGGCCCAACTACCTGTAATTAAACATCGCCGTAGCGGCGCTGGTTCATTGAATCCTAGCGTTGTTTGTTATGCAGGCAAGGGGCCCTTCTATCGTGATGAACCTGGTGTTTACACCAATGACGGAACGCCACCAACGTGCTGTGACCATGGGGTTAGCTGCAAAGGGAAGTTTTTCCACAGTGCCACTCGACTCTCGCCTTGCACAGGTCATTTCCGCCGACTCCTACACTTGGAGATCTGAATATCTTCGTCGAGCACTTCCATGCTGTCAGCAGTATAACGCGAAGCTCTGTAAATCCGAGATGAGGTGAAGTCCAGTAGCAACACATGAGAGggcacccctccccagccgGCAGGCTTTCATCCCGCTGCTTGTCAAAGGTGGTAATGCACCACTGGGTCGCAACGAACACTTTATTGCAACCTCATCCACGTTGTGGGGAGGAGTTGCTGCCGGTGCCAAGACCCGTAGAAGGTTGATAGAAGACTTGTCGTTTGACTGGTTGATTAGAGCTGTGCCGCTGGGCCCTCCGAGAGGCGTGATTCTGCCAGAGGAACCGTCATCTCCGGCTCAAAAGCAGTCATCAACGGAACTGGCCGAAGAGTTTTCAGCTTTCTGATAGGAGAAGACCATAGACAAAACACCGGTACCGAGTCATATCAAGACATAAACTCGCACTTGCGAATTGAATTATGAAGACCAACTTCACAGAACGATCCGTTGACGAGGTGGCATCGACGCCGTTACCAACCAAAAAACAACGCATAGTGTATGTGTATTCTGGAGTTGGGACGAAGTCAATGGCATGTGCCGCTCGGTGTTTGGCGCTTGTGGTGCTATTGTCCTACGTGGGCCAGGAACAAGAACTCCTGATGCGGCGTAGCGGAGATAAAGGGCCTCCCTTTGTTCGCCGTCAGCTGGCGAGATTGTGAGGCAGATAGTCGAGTGCTAGGAGCGGTCGAGTTCTTTGACCTTCTGCTAGATTGTGATTGCAGTTGAATACTGAATATTACTGATGAGACAGACGGGATTGCCAACGGTGAATTCTCAGACACCCACCGTTGAGACGGGAGAGATCTGAACAATAACCAGGTTCCGTAGCTGCGGCTGAGACAGTGTGAACTGACTCCGCATCATGAAAGATGTCCACCAATCAGAATGCTATCTTCGTAGCCCGATCATTGGCCCAAGCGCGGGTGTTGCTCAAAAACCAGCGAGGTGAGCGAGGCACAGCGCC is drawn from Podospora pseudocomata strain CBS 415.72m chromosome 1 map unlocalized CBS415.72m_1, whole genome shotgun sequence and contains these coding sequences:
- the GLK1 gene encoding glucokinase (COG:G; EggNog:ENOG503NW32), with amino-acid sequence MTLEAQSAAIAAQFDYTDDQVNNAVNEFRRQMTEGLEKDGTSLSQIPTYVTGVPNGTEKGLYMAVDLGGTNFRVCSIQLNGDTTFNLTFTKVAIPRKLMVAKTAQELFAFLAKQIELFLQKHHEDHFEQHVRRRMTMSSPDGYKDEHVFRLGFTFSFPVQQVGINKGTLIRWTKGFDIPDAVGKDVCALLQDEIDKLHLPVKVAALVNDTVGTLMARSYSSPGKTGTVLGAIFGTGTNGAYVEKLSNLKKPLSGEYDKTTGEMVINTEWGSFDNQLSVLPNTAWDVALDKASPNPGIQMYEKRVSGMFLGEILRLVIIDLLKDPKVSFFKDENSSSNDWKSTTNIASDSSIYTQWGLDTAIMSVAAADNTPELSTLRGELEKQLGIYSAGLDDAQAFKAIANAIGRRSARLSAVAIAAIVLQTGKLTHPANADEPIDIGVDGSLVEHYPYFRDMIYEALRAIDGIGEEGAKRIRIGIAKDGSGVGAALIALVAAGMEKRLTTADYLGELRSNAKSNNLTVVPEDDAAQD
- a CDS encoding uncharacterized protein (EggNog:ENOG503PTBD), encoding MMDIYRPSTRDSQRAFLQSQQQQPRYSHDRRVSQATSGATTAVQSQLSLTSPLYSDEKSVVEPPLPDPLRVQGSVNVPGTYPLATVNAAQRNGAQPGGFNWPSDGDLDPLPRYPGTPAAAPSTLAVPPIEREKKPRAPGTICGVRKGPLLLLSAVAGLVLLAIAVGVGVGVGLSKKPSDDEIAASLSSPKSSTTDHPLPNNLQTTIFLTATYTPTPTSTATGTPSATPTGLGCPQSQGQHYTSNNNKNFITLCGVDYSDDGEAKNISNAKVKSLRDCLELCSKKKECTGAGWGVMEGDKVGEHTCWMKNGLNSSHEARGDWAFGVLLGE